A region of the Actinomycetota bacterium genome:
GGCGTCGAAATGGCCCTGGGCCAGGCCCGCGTGCTCGGGGTCGAGCTCGCAGGTGACGATGGTCCCGCCCTCGCCCAGGGCGGCCGCCATCGAGAGGGCCGAGTAGCCGGTGAACGTCCCGATCTCCAGCACCCGGCGGGCCCCGGTGAGGGCGACCATGAGAGCCAGGAACTGGCCCTCGAGCGGCCCCACCATCATGGCGTGGGACTGGGACGCCTCCCGGGTGCGGGCCGCCGCGGCGGCCAGGTGCGGGGCCTCGGGCGAACTGTGGTCGGCGGCGTAGCGCTCGAGCTCGGGGTCGACTATCACCGGGCCATCGTGCCAGGCTGGGGCCCATGGCAGTACGCGTCGACCGCAACGCGGCCATCGACCGCCGCCAGGGGGCCGACGCCGTCGCCGATGCCGTCGCCGATGCCGCGGCCATCGTCTCGTCCATGCGGGCCGAGGGCCTCGACCCTCAGCGGTGGGGCAACGGCCCCGGTGACCGCTACGGCTGGCACGAGCACGGGTACCACAAGGTCCTCTACTGCCTGTCGGGTTCGATCGTGTTCCATACACGCGAGCAGGGCGACGTCGAGCTCAGCCCTGGCGACCGCCTGGAGATCGATCCCGGTACCGAACACGCAGCGACCGTCGGCCCCGCGGGTGTCGAGTGCGCGGAGGCCGCCACTCCCTAGGCACCAGCCTCCTGAGCGCCCACACCGCCCTGGGCGGCCCGGAAGCGGTCACCGATGAGGTTGAGGGCGCTGCCCGCCCGGAACCAGGCGATGTGCTCCTCCGACAGTGAGTGGGTGCACCAGAACTGCTCGACCGAGCCGTCACTCTGGTGGAGCAGGCAGCGCACGGGCTGGTCGGGCGCCAGCGCGGCCAGGTCCAGCACCGAGACCCGGGTGTCGACCAGGACGCGGT
Encoded here:
- a CDS encoding cupin domain-containing protein is translated as MAVRVDRNAAIDRRQGADAVADAVADAAAIVSSMRAEGLDPQRWGNGPGDRYGWHEHGYHKVLYCLSGSIVFHTREQGDVELSPGDRLEIDPGTEHAATVGPAGVECAEAATP